ATGGCGGAAGATTTCCTTCACGTAGCCGTTCACCGTCTGGAGGCTGATCCCCAGATGCGCCGCGACTTTCTTCCGGTCCCATCCGTCACAGAGTAGGTTGAGTACCGTCCGGTGCCGGGGATAGAGCCGGCTGATGATGCTCTTTTCCGGAAACTCCTCGTAATGCAGCCATGGCACCTCCGTGAGCAGGATATGGGCAATGCGGATCTCCCGCTCATCGAAATCCGGCCGTCCCCTCCGGCGGTAAAGGCCGATGCCGGTGGCTCCGCCGGTCTCCATGGGACGGAGGGAAAGCATGAGTGTGCCGATGTCCGCCCTTTCCCAGAACGGACCGGCATCCGATTGGAAGAGCGGATATTCCGGATCCTCGATCTGGCTGAGATTGCGGGTGATGTGGCTCCCCCGTTCGATCAGTTCCGATGCGATCCGGCGGTTCGCGTTGCCCAGAGCCGGATGGTTGATGGCCTGGAGGAACCATGAGAAGCGTTCGTCATCGAACCCGCCATGCAGGATGCCGGAGTGGCCGAGCCGTTTGCCCGGCTCGATGTCCGCCATGCACCACAGCCAGGAGTCCGCGCCGACGATGGGACACAGACCCTCCATCAGCCGCCTGCGGCAGGCATTGATGTCCCCGCGCATCGCGATCACCTCACCAAGCAGACGGACAATCGCGCGGATATCCTCCTCACTCAGCAACTGCTCGGGGGTGACGTCACGCATCCTGCCAGGATCATCTCCCGCAGGGGTTCATCCAAGAAGATTCAACGCACGTTGCAAATGCCACGATCACCTCAGTAAAGGACTTCCTGGAGGAAGAGTCCGTCCGAGGGAGCGCAGAGAGGGGATTTGCCGAGCGGCAGCCCCGCAGGCTGGTCGAGCATGGCCGCCAGGTCATCGATCCGCATCCTGCCTCCCGCGGCGTGGAGGGCGGCGCCGGTCATCAGGCGGACCATCTTGTAGAGGAAGCCATCGCCTTTCCAGGTGATGCGGTAGCCATCGGCAAGGGTTTCCAGATCCGCAGCGAGGATGGTGCGGGTGTAGTCCGTGTCCGGCAGCTCATTGCCACGGTACGCGGCGAAGGCGTGGAAATCATGCCTGCCGACGAAAAGGGCCAGCGCTTCCCCGAGCACACCGGCATCGAACAACCGCGGGATGTGCCATGCCGTCCCGGCCTTGAGCGGCGGCAGGACGGGATCCGTGCAGATGTCGTAGCGGTAGATCTTTCCGGTCGCCGAAAAGCGGGCGTGGAAGTCCGCGTCCACCTCCACGCACTCCATGACGCGCACGCTGGCGGGCAGCTTCGTGTTGAGCGCGGGCACCCAGTTGAAAGGGTTCATCGAAAGCTCCGGCGGAGCATCGAAATGCGCGGTCTGTCCGAGCGCATGCACCCCGGCATCCGTGCGGCCCGCGCCGTGGAGCCGGACCGGCTTCTTTGCAACCTCCTCCATCGCCTTCTCGATGAGGTCCTGCACGGTGTTGCCGCAGACCTGGGACTGCCAGCCGTTGAGGGCGCGGCCGTCGTAAGCGATGGTGAGTTTCAGGCGCATGATGTTCCGGAAAAATGGGGCGGTTAAAGGCCGCCGTATTCCATCCATGAGTTCAGGATCTCCACCGCCGCGGCTTGGTCGATGATGCCTTTCTGGTTCTTCGCTTTCTTCCCTGCCTCGCGCAGCTTCGCGGAGGCGGAGGAGGTCGTCAGTGTTTCATCGACGAAGACCACCGGGATTTCCGGCAGGCGTTCACGGAGTTCCTTGGCGAACTTGCGGACCTTGATCGAGGACGCGCCCTCACCACCATCCATCCGCAACGGGAGGCCGACGACCAGCGTGCGGATCTTCCGCATCTCCACGAGTTGGGCGATGCGCCCGATGGGGGCCGTCTTCGCCCGGTCGATGGTTTCCACCGGATGGGCGAGGATGCCGAAGTCATCCGTCGCGGCGATGCCGATCCGCGCGTCGCCATGATCGATCCCGAGGGCGGGATGCGGGCTTTGCGGATCGGATGGGTCCAGCATGGTTCAGAGCAGTTCCGGAGGCAGCAGGTCGGACAGCTTCTTGATCGCGTCCGCCTGGTGGCGGTTGGCGATGAGGAGGGCGTCATCCGTCTGGACGACGATGAGGTCGTCCACACCGAGCAGGGCGATATGGGTGCCCTTGCGCGCGTTGAAGACGATGTTGTTCTCGGAATCCAGTTCGGACACCGGTTGGTTGACGCGGTTGTTGTTCTTCGACTCCTGGAGGTAGTTGGCCACGGAGATCCATGAGCCGACGTCGTCCCAGTCGAAGGTGGCCTCGATGTTCAGCACACGATCCGCGCTTTCCATGAGCGCGTAGTCGATGGAGATGGGGGTCAGCTTCGGGAACTGGGCCTCCACGGTGGCCGGGATGTCCTTCGAGCGGCGGATTTCGGAAACGAAACCGGCGAGCTGCGGGGAGTGCTTCACCAACTGGTTGATGACGGTGGGCAGGGACCAGACGAACATGCCGGCATTCCAGGAGAATCCGCCCGCG
The nucleotide sequence above comes from Akkermansiaceae bacterium. Encoded proteins:
- the truA gene encoding tRNA pseudouridine(38-40) synthase TruA encodes the protein MRLKLTIAYDGRALNGWQSQVCGNTVQDLIEKAMEEVAKKPVRLHGAGRTDAGVHALGQTAHFDAPPELSMNPFNWVPALNTKLPASVRVMECVEVDADFHARFSATGKIYRYDICTDPVLPPLKAGTAWHIPRLFDAGVLGEALALFVGRHDFHAFAAYRGNELPDTDYTRTILAADLETLADGYRITWKGDGFLYKMVRLMTGAALHAAGGRMRIDDLAAMLDQPAGLPLGKSPLCAPSDGLFLQEVLY
- the ruvX gene encoding Holliday junction resolvase RuvX, with translation MLDPSDPQSPHPALGIDHGDARIGIAATDDFGILAHPVETIDRAKTAPIGRIAQLVEMRKIRTLVVGLPLRMDGGEGASSIKVRKFAKELRERLPEIPVVFVDETLTTSSASAKLREAGKKAKNQKGIIDQAAAVEILNSWMEYGGL
- a CDS encoding helix-turn-helix transcriptional regulator; this translates as MRDVTPEQLLSEEDIRAIVRLLGEVIAMRGDINACRRRLMEGLCPIVGADSWLWCMADIEPGKRLGHSGILHGGFDDERFSWFLQAINHPALGNANRRIASELIERGSHITRNLSQIEDPEYPLFQSDAGPFWERADIGTLMLSLRPMETGGATGIGLYRRRGRPDFDEREIRIAHILLTEVPWLHYEEFPEKSIISRLYPRHRTVLNLLCDGWDRKKVAAHLGISLQTVNGYVKEIFRHFDVHSQSELIAKLGKGDGGDR